In Phyllopteryx taeniolatus isolate TA_2022b chromosome 1, UOR_Ptae_1.2, whole genome shotgun sequence, the following proteins share a genomic window:
- the apex2 gene encoding DNA-(apurinic or apyrimidinic site) lyase 2: protein MRIVTWNINGIRTFRCGIKKTLDSLDADIICVQETKVTRDLLDEMTAIVDGYNSYFSFSRGRSGYSGVATYCKDSATPFAAEEGLTGLLTNREGAIGCYGNQSAFTDEELQLLDNEGRAVITQHRVQCSDKVQTVNVMNVYCPRADPEKPERKQFKLQFYKLLQGRAEAMLKKGSSVIVLGDVNTSHRPIDHCDPNEIDDFEDNPGRKWLNGFLRDEKASASADFSHSGKFVDTFRYFHPTRACAFTCWSTLTGARRTNYGTRIDYIFADNQLAEEQFVAADIMPEVEGSDHCPVWGVLRCSLLPSSKPPPLATCYLPEFAGKQQKLSRFLVKVDQKSCRTEEALPGSQEEGERRENINVSGTKRTMSTESVHQTGKKAKTIKTSSKPQGNLLAFFKPKNEKSLGFSPNSLKGSPVKGEPIELTPAVASQLCSTTQERQWEAPAEHLSTHPSNPRGDKGASLHFWKSVLHGPPPPPTCKLHGEPCVLRTVKKEGPNVGRQFFVCARPQGHAANPEARCNFFAWVDRGK from the exons aTGAGGATAGTCACCTGGAATATAAATGGTATACGGACTTTCAGATGTGGAATAAAAAAGACACTCGATTCACTGGACGCGGATATTATATGTGTGCAGGAGACCAAAGTGACAA GAGACCTGCTCGATGAGATGACTGCCATCGTTGACGGCTACAACTCCTATTTCAGTTTCAGTCGAGGACGCAGCGGCTACtcag GTGTGGCCACTTATTGTAAGGACAGTGCCACACCGTTTGCTGCTGAGGAGGGTCTCACTGGTCTGTTGACCAATCGTGAGGGAGCCATTGGTTGCTATGGTAACCAGTCCGCGTTTACCGATGAGGAGCTGCAGCTTTTGGATAACGAGGGGCGAGCCGTCATCACGCAACACAGAGTCCA GTGTTCGGACAAAGTACAAACTGTTAATGTCATGAATGTTTACTGTCCACGAGCTGACCCGGAAAAGCCAGAGCGCAAACAGTTCAAACTGCAGTTTTACAAGCTGCTTCAAGGTCGAGCTGAGGCTATGCTGAAGAAGGGGAG CTCTGTAATTGTTTTAGGGGATGTCAATACCTCTCATCGACCAATCGACCACTGTGACCCAAATGAAATT GATGACTTTGAGGACAACCCTGGTAGAAAATGGCTGAACGGCTTTTTAAGGGACGAAAAAGCGTCGGCGTCAGCAGATTTCAGCCACAGTGGAAAGTTTGTTGACACATTTCGCTATTTCCACCCGACTCGCGCCTGCGCCTTCACATGTTGGTCCACTCTCACGGGGGCTCGCCGTACCAACTACGGCACACGCATCGACTACATCTTCGCTGACAATCAACTAGCGGAGGAGCAGTTTGTGGCGGCCGACATCATGCCAGAAGTGGAGGGGTCGGATCACTGTCCCGTGTGGGGGGTGCTCCGGTGCTCTCTGCTGCCCAGTTCCAAGCCCCCCCCTCTCGCTACGTGCTACCTGCCAGAGTTTGCTGGCAAGCAGCAGAAACTCTCACGCTTTCTGGTTAAGGTGGACCAAAAGTCATGTCGGACTGAGGAGGCACTACCTGGATCTcaagaagaaggagaaaggaGAGAGAATATAAATGTATCAGGTACAAAGCGAACCATGAGTACAGAGTCTGTTCACCAGACAGGCAAAAAGGCCAAGACAATTAAGACTTCTTCAAAGCCACAGGGGAACCTTCTTGccttttttaaacctaaaaatgaaaaatcacttGGCTTCTCACCGAATTCCCTCAAAGGGTCCCCGGTAAAGGGTGAGCCTATTGAGCTTACACCGGCTGTTGCATCACAGCTTTGCAGCACAACGCAAGAACGACAGTGGGAGGCACCGGCTGAACATTTGAGTACCCACCCATCCAACCCACGTGGGGACAAAGGAGCATCTTTACACTTTTGGAAGTCAGTCCTTCACGGGCCGCCCCCGCCGCCCACCTGCAAGCTCCACGGAGAGCCTTGTGTGCTGCGTACTGTCAAGAAGGAGGGACCAAACGTGGGCCGGCAGTTCTTTGTGTGCGCCCGCCCTCAAGGGCATGCTGCCAACCCAGAGGCTCGGTGTAACTTCTTTGCATGGGTTGACAGAGGCAagtga